The stretch of DNA TTTACCAGTCCCCAATCAAGCGCTTTGCTTGGGGAGATAGGTTCATTGAACATAAGGATCTCTCTTGCCCGTCTGTCACCGACAAATAGAGTAAGCCATTGGGTAGCTCCTCCACACGCTACAGAACCTACGCTTGTGCCTACCTGTTTTATGTAAGCATGCTCAGCAATGATAGACAGGTCACAAGCCAATTGCGATTCGTTACCCCCGCCAACAACGATACCGTTCAGGCGCGCAATAGTGGGTTTACCGTTGTTCATGATACTTTCGATGTAACTTCGGAACAATCCCATATACTTCCAATAATCGTGCGGTCTTTTGGTGTATAATTTTTCATATTCCTTCAGATCTCCACCCGTGCAAAATGCTTTGTTACCGGCTCCGGTCATCACTATAACCGCGATTGAATCGTCATAGGACGCATCGTTAAAAGCCTTTGCAAGCTCGATAAGAGACCCTGTGCTATATGCGTTGTAGTTATGCGGTCGGTTTAGGGTAACTGTCGCCACACCATCAGATTTTTCATAACCGATTTCTTTCAAATCAAGTTCTTCTGCTGTCTTTGGAGTGAATTCTTCCATTATATTTCCTTTAATAAGTTTTCTTGCTAATTTTCAGCAAGGTTTTTCTTTTCAAGCCGCATTATGCCTAAAAGCGCTGCGCCTATCGCTCCGGCAAATTCCGAGTCTGCGCTTACGTTTAACGGCGCTTCAAGTTTTTCCTCCAGAGCTTTTATCATCCCTACGTTCTTCGTCACTCCGCCTGTAAGAGTGATCTCGTTTTCGATTCCTACCTGCCGTAGCAGCGCCACTATCCTATCGGTAATGGATTTGTGAGCGCCTTGAACAATATCTTCTACGTCAACACCTTTGGTCACGAGATTAATAACTTCGGATTCAGCGAGTACAGCGCAGATGTTGCTGATAGTCTGTGGATTTTTCGAACCAAGAGAGATACTTCCTATTTCGTCTAACTCGAGTTCAAGCGCAAGCGCCACTCTTTCCAAAAAGCGGCCTGCGCCGGAAGCGCATTTATCGTTCATACGGAATTTTAAGACTCTTCCCTCTTCGTTGATTTTCATGGCTCGCGCGTTCATTGCGCCTATATCAATAATACAACGGGTTTTGGGAAAGATATACAATGCGCCGAACGCATTACTTGTGATGTCGGTAATCTGAATATGTCTGAACGGAACCTGATACCGCCCGAAACCTGTGCTTGCTATATATTCTATTTCATTAAATCTAATACCTTCAATTTGACACGCTTTATTCAATGCCGTTTCCGCTGATTGGGCTAAATATGCTCCCGTCATTGTGGTTCCTCTGCCGAGAATCTTTCCCTTTTTGTCAATCACGACTGCTTTCGTCACTCGCGAACCAACGTCTATGCCTCCGATGAATTCCATTTAGTTAGTTGTAACCGATTTTATTGATGCTCGTTCAAGAGCGAAGAGCGCTGCCCCAATTGCTCCGGTATATTGTGAGTCTTCAGTGGCATTAATTTTTAATTTTAATTTTTCTTTCAGCGCCGCCACCATCCCTATATTTTTTGACACTCCACCGGTGAACGTAAGCTCCGGTTCCAATCCGACCCGCCGCAACAGAGATGAACTCCTTCCCGAAATCGAATTGTGCACGCCTCTGAGAATATCTTCCGGTTTCTTACCCCAGGCGAGATGAGAGATTATTTCCGATTCAACAAAGACGGTACAAACGTTGGTTATCCTCAATGGTTTTTTTGATTTTAGAGATATTACTCCCAAATCGTCCAGAGAGATGTCCATAACTTTTGCCGCGGCTTCGAGAAACTTTCCGGTTCCCGCAGCGCATTTATCATTCATACAGAAATCAATCACTTCACCTTTCGGGCCGACTTTAATTGCTTTTGTATCTTGACCGCCTATATCAAGAATAGTGCGTGTTCCGGGATGAAGATAGTGAGCGCCTTTCGCATGGCAGCTTATCTCCGTAATCTGCGTATCTCCGAACGGTACGCGGAATCGACCGTACCCTGTCCCCACAGTGTAGGCTATGTCCCACTCTTCCACATCAGCCATTTTCAGCGCTTGATTGAATACCCTTTCAGCCGCCTTTACAACATTCGCGCCCGTATGTGTTAATCCACGCGCGATAATTTCACCGTTTTCGTTCATCAGAATTGATTTTGTCGCGGTGGATCCTACGTCTACTCCTGCCACTATCATAAATTTATCCTCAAACTTCTACCAACCTTCTATGTTCGAGTGATTCAAAAAATGCGTCGATCCGATTTCGCATCTGCGCTTCTGAGAAGTATCTCGGGTCCGCGAGATCCGATTCGATGAAGAGCGTTGGAACATTATACTCCCTGATGAACCGCTCTCTCGCATCCGCTTGACCGACAGAAAATGCCCTGCAACTTTTTACCGAATGAATGACAAGAGCGTCTGCGTGGTAATCATCAATATAGCTTTTTATCATTTCAGAGCGCATTTTCCAGTTATAGTTGGTATAGCAATTCGTTGCGTATTCGGCTATGCTTTCGAGAGGTCGAGATGGATCATGCCTGAATCCGAAATCCCAAATGCCGCCGACCTTTGAATAAGTGGATGCAACGACACATACATCCCACTTTTTAAATAACTCCCAAAAGCTTCTGAAATGGGGCCATGGGGGAGGTCCTTCCATTACGATACGAAATTTTTCCTCCGGAATCGGACCGGTTTTATGCTGTATTCGTTCTTCAATTTCTAATTTTGCCTTCTGGTAATATTCGACGCATTCTTCGGTTCCTCTAAGTACATAGATCGGCGCCATGAAAAAGACTGCTTCAAAAAACGCATCAAAAGGAGACGGTTCATTTTTCGCTGACTGTAGTATGTCTACCCAAAGATCTTCGGCCTTTACGGAATTTCCGAGAATCTCTTTCAACTTGTCTTCATCATATTGTATACCGGTCTTCCGCTCGCATACCTCGATGAGTTCTTCAAGTTGCGAACATATATACTTCATATCACCTTTTGTGGGTTTTCCCTCTCTCAAATACGGCACATCCAATATGAATAATTCGGCTCCGTAAGTTTTTGCTAATGCTTCAAACCATTTCACATAGGTCATACATCCTGAATAGGTGCATACGAGCAGGTCAGGGGGAGAAAGTGTCCCGAACGGACCTTTGTTGCCGGACAATATAAGACCTACATCATTTTTTACATATCCGCATACATCGGAAGAATATCCTACATCTTCCGCTTTCATGATAAAATCGCCGGCGACCTTTTTCACTCCGCATTGCAGAGCGTTCACTTCGGGATATACAAGGTGAAAATTGAATACCCTCAATAGTTCGGCTATGTTCCCGCTAATAAAGAGATAAGCGACTTTTTCGCCTTTCTCCTTCGCAGAAGATATTCCCGAATACCAGTTATCAAGCAACTCACGTTGATAAGTCCGGGCAACACCTTGATATTTAAATTTAATTTCGTCCATCATGAAAAGAAAAGTATAGACTCTACAAAAGTCTCGACCTGAGTCTTAATAGATTCAAATACCCCCATTTTTTCTTCAAATTCAAATGACAGATACGGAATATCGTTCTTTTCGAGCGCATCCTTTAAGAGTACATAATCGAACAGAGCCGGCTCGCAGAACTTTGCGGCGCAAAACAGCACTCCCGCGGCAGCGTTTTTTTCAACTTTTTCCAATAAGTGGTCGCTTCTCGAACGATTACCGTCATGTCTTACTGAAGAGGGATAACTCAGATTGATATAAGCTTCAGCAAGATTCCTATAAGGAGACCCTTCAGTTGAAACATCCTCCATAAACCAGCGGTATCCTACCAACAGATCATCGTCCACGATATAACAGCCGGCCTCTTCAAGAAGATGAAGCATATCCAAGGGGGGTTGTTCGCAGAATGAACCTTCTAATATGACTCTTACGCTGTCTCTTTCTCCCTTATCTCTCAACAATACAGATTCCAATAACTTGTCAAGAGTTTCCGAGAAAACGGACTGGGGAACGAGTGTGCCGTATCGAATTATTATGTACAATTCTAATGTTGACAAATTCCAAGGTTCTTTACTTCTAAACTCGTAAAGCTCCCGAAGCTTAGCCCTATTCTCATTATATACAGATATGGATTCGAGAATTGAATCTTCCTTCGGTGTAGAACCGTTCATTGTGCACAGATTATCAGCAAGTCGTTTATATTCGTGAACCAGATAATCTACTGCGCTTTCTGAATACATATTTTGTGGCAGATGAATGAATTCAACCTGGAGATTGGGAAAATTCCTTTCCCAAATTCCGCTCAAATTTTTTGAAACATCGCATATCGAAGGAAATACCATGGCATCCACATCCTTCAGTTTTCCCTTGAGTCCGACTTCAAGAGTGCTGCGTGCTATGGAACAGATGAAAGACTGTATAAGCGAATCAGCATATTCTATTTCAATATCGGAGCCTCCTCCGAATATCCCTATCGGGAACATACCGCAGCCGTCAATAATCTCCCAAGGTGTATAAACAGGGAAGGTTCCTACAGCTAACCCTGTTCTACTCTTCTTCTTCCACTTGTTGATCTCTTGAAAAGGTGATTCGACTTTTCTTCTACATTCAGATATTATTCGGTCAAAAGTCATTGAATATCCATTACCATCCTGATGTGTTTGCAACAGTTCCTAAAACTATTAAACTTCTATTAGCCGACTTTATAGGTATTTTTTTATCCATTCATCACTATTAAAACAACGAGCGTATTATATAAAGTCCAAATATTGTGCCAAAAACGTGATAAGTTAGGTATTAGTATGTTTAAATCTTTTATTTTCAACATGATACATAACCTTTTTAATAGGAGAATTATGGTTATGAATGATATGAATTCTTACTTTTGCAATACATGAATAACGACATTCTCACTGTTGGGAAATACTATGTGAAATTAAAGTTACGACATTGAATTAATGCGATTCGGAAATAGTGCATGCAATAATATATCACTCTCTTTATCTCCCCTCCTCTTAGCCTCTTGTATCATCACCAGCGGACATCCGCACGAACTGCAATCCGCATTCCCTTCAAAAGTGCAAGGTTCTTTTATCTTAAATCGGACATCAAAAGAAATGGCTGAACTTTTGTAAATGCAATTCATCTCTACAGCTCTTTGACGAGATGGTCTGAAAAGCTCAAGAGATTTTTCGGTGTTAAGTAATACTTCCGGGGTTTTTATCTTTAATTGAAGAAGCAGATTCACCGCCATTTCTCGTGATTCCGCCTTCAGTTGAGAAGAACCATTCGTCCCTGACACTTGAAATCCAACCAAAATTCCCTGCGCTTGGGTACGATCCATCAGATCGGGTAAT from Candidatus Neomarinimicrobiota bacterium encodes:
- a CDS encoding enoyl-CoA hydratase/isomerase family protein, giving the protein MEEFTPKTAEELDLKEIGYEKSDGVATVTLNRPHNYNAYSTGSLIELAKAFNDASYDDSIAVIVMTGAGNKAFCTGGDLKEYEKLYTKRPHDYWKYMGLFRSYIESIMNNGKPTIARLNGIVVGGGNESQLACDLSIIAEHAYIKQVGTSVGSVACGGATQWLTLFVGDRRAREILMFNEPISPSKALDWGLVNQVVPSVTKDGEFIEGASSEEIRMALKEENGYAIDLTKLDEAVETMTDKLKDKFYECTRYTKQQMNFFKDFAWHSTIGHARDWLSLHFTSLEPYEGMTAFVEKRQPRYKELRDKMADGGSIEFLWGPYEHECPKCNAKGIPSEFEYCGKCGSKLDLNGSS
- a CDS encoding 2-hydroxyglutaryl-CoA dehydratase, whose protein sequence is MEFIGGIDVGSRVTKAVVIDKKGKILGRGTTMTGAYLAQSAETALNKACQIEGIRFNEIEYIASTGFGRYQVPFRHIQITDITSNAFGALYIFPKTRCIIDIGAMNARAMKINEEGRVLKFRMNDKCASGAGRFLERVALALELELDEIGSISLGSKNPQTISNICAVLAESEVINLVTKGVDVEDIVQGAHKSITDRIVALLRQVGIENEITLTGGVTKNVGMIKALEEKLEAPLNVSADSEFAGAIGAALLGIMRLEKKNLAEN
- a CDS encoding 2-hydroxyglutaryl-CoA dehydratase; amino-acid sequence: MIVAGVDVGSTATKSILMNENGEIIARGLTHTGANVVKAAERVFNQALKMADVEEWDIAYTVGTGYGRFRVPFGDTQITEISCHAKGAHYLHPGTRTILDIGGQDTKAIKVGPKGEVIDFCMNDKCAAGTGKFLEAAAKVMDISLDDLGVISLKSKKPLRITNVCTVFVESEIISHLAWGKKPEDILRGVHNSISGRSSSLLRRVGLEPELTFTGGVSKNIGMVAALKEKLKLKINATEDSQYTGAIGAALFALERASIKSVTTN
- a CDS encoding 2-hydroxyacyl-CoA dehydratase; the protein is MMDEIKFKYQGVARTYQRELLDNWYSGISSAKEKGEKVAYLFISGNIAELLRVFNFHLVYPEVNALQCGVKKVAGDFIMKAEDVGYSSDVCGYVKNDVGLILSGNKGPFGTLSPPDLLVCTYSGCMTYVKWFEALAKTYGAELFILDVPYLREGKPTKGDMKYICSQLEELIEVCERKTGIQYDEDKLKEILGNSVKAEDLWVDILQSAKNEPSPFDAFFEAVFFMAPIYVLRGTEECVEYYQKAKLEIEERIQHKTGPIPEEKFRIVMEGPPPWPHFRSFWELFKKWDVCVVASTYSKVGGIWDFGFRHDPSRPLESIAEYATNCYTNYNWKMRSEMIKSYIDDYHADALVIHSVKSCRAFSVGQADARERFIREYNVPTLFIESDLADPRYFSEAQMRNRIDAFFESLEHRRLVEV
- a CDS encoding 2-hydroxyacyl-CoA dehydratase, encoding MQTHQDGNGYSMTFDRIISECRRKVESPFQEINKWKKKSRTGLAVGTFPVYTPWEIIDGCGMFPIGIFGGGSDIEIEYADSLIQSFICSIARSTLEVGLKGKLKDVDAMVFPSICDVSKNLSGIWERNFPNLQVEFIHLPQNMYSESAVDYLVHEYKRLADNLCTMNGSTPKEDSILESISVYNENRAKLRELYEFRSKEPWNLSTLELYIIIRYGTLVPQSVFSETLDKLLESVLLRDKGERDSVRVILEGSFCEQPPLDMLHLLEEAGCYIVDDDLLVGYRWFMEDVSTEGSPYRNLAEAYINLSYPSSVRHDGNRSRSDHLLEKVEKNAAAGVLFCAAKFCEPALFDYVLLKDALEKNDIPYLSFEFEEKMGVFESIKTQVETFVESILFFS